The Alicyclobacillus macrosporangiidus CPP55 genome segment GGACATCCTTAAGGAGGACCAGGGCCAGAACACGTGCATCTTCTCGACCGAGTTCGCCCTGCGGATGATGGGGGACATTCAACAGTACTTCATCGATCACCAGGTGCGCAACTACTATTCGGTCAGCATCAGCGGCTACCATATCGCTGAGGCGGGGGCGAACCCCATCACGCAACTGGCGTTCACCCTGGCCAACGCGTTTACGTACGTGGAGTACTACCTCAGCCGCGGCATGAAGGTGGACGATTTCGCGCCGAACCTGTCGTTTTTCTTCAGCAACGGGATGGACCCGGAGTACAGCGTGATCGGGCGCGTCGCGCGGCGCATCTGGGCGGTGGCGATGAAGTACCTGTACGGGGGCAACGAGCGCAGCCAGAAATTGAAGTATCACATCCAGACCTCGGGCCGCTCCCTGCATGCCCAGGAGATCGACTTTAACGACATCCGCACCACGCTGCAGGCGCTGATCGCCATCTACGACAACTGCAACTCGCTGCACACCAACGCCTATGACGAGGCCATCACCACGCCGACGGAGGAGTCGGTGCGGCGGGCGATGGCGATTCAGATGATCATCAACCGCGAGTTCGGTCTGGCGAAGAACGAGAACCCGTTGCAAGGGTCGTTCATCATCGAGGAATTGACGGACCTGGTGGAGGAGGCCGTGCTGGAGGAGTTCCTGCGCTTGAACGATCGCGGCGGCGTCCTCGGGGCCATGGAGACCCAGTACCAGCGCAGCAAGATCCAGGAGGAGTCGCTGTACTACGAGCATCTCAAGCACTCCGGCCAACTGCCGATCATCGGGGTGAACATGTTCATCAACCCAAAGACGCTCGATCCGGATTACGTACCGCCGAAGGTGGAGCTGGCCCGGGCCACCAAGGAGGAAAAAGACCTGCAGCTCCACAACCTGCGCGCCTTCCAGGCGGCGCATGCGGCGGACGCACCGGCGGCCTTGGCCCGCCTGAAGCAGGTGGCGCGCAGCGGCGGCAACATCTTCGCCGAGCTGATGGAGACCGTGCGGGTGGCGAGCCTGGGACAGATCACCCACGCCCTGTACGAGGTCGGGGGGCAGTACCGGCGGAATATGTAGTGCTGGTCGGGTATGCCGCTTCGCTCCTGCGCTCACGCGAGCCGCTCCGCGGCATACCCGACCCGCTAACTGTTGAAAAGGTTGCTCCCCGAGCGAACAGCCGCTTCGCGACACGCCCCCTCTTTCAAGAGATGCGCATCCGGAGTCACCCCGGCGTTACGTGCGAATTCCGGGATGGTCGGCCCTCTTATCGTTCTTGCGATGTAGCGCACCAGGACAAGCGATAGCACGACTTATCATCTCTCCACTATTCATGCAGTTGTGCAAATGTTCGGGGCAAGCGTATGTTACGAGGAGTGAAAAGGATGAAATCCATCAAATGGATGTTACTTGGCATTAGCCTAATGCTTTTCGGGCTCTGTATGCAACACGATCCTCACAGCAACATCGGTACAGTGGAAGACTTGTTCATTTACGGCGGACTCATCGTTTCGATATTTGGCTTTTTCCTTCGATACAAGGAATAATCGCCGTGGAAAGTATATCGAATACTTCCGTTTCAGTTTTGTCCTTCAGCACACGATTCGCTCCCGAAACTCGGCGCGATTTTCTTCATCTACCAGTGCCGGCTCGCCGGCTTATTGTATTATCAACGCATCAACGGGGATCTTCCCCCTGATGCGTGTTATGGAGTGAGAATTTTGAATTTTAAATTACTTGTTGTCGCCATCAGCTGCGCCGTCATGCTGAACGCATGTAGTATGAACGACAAGAATGCTGCTGCCGCTGCTGAAACTCATGCCGCCTTATCCACTCTTCAATCACATGGATATACGATACTACGTTATGCGAAGATGCTGGACAGATCTCCATCACTGCGGAATTGGGTCGCCGTTTGTAGAGATTCACAGGGTAAAGAGTACATGGTTGTCTTAGATGATTCGGGAAAACGGACGAGTTCAACGATACAGCTAGGCACTGGTGGTCGACTGACTTTTGAACAGATGAAGAAGTCCTTGGAGAGCAAGGGAGTAGATGCTTCCAATTTAGGACCTTATCTTTCAAGAGACAATGTCCTGTATTGGCAATGTCAAGATCACATCTATTCCCTAAGTGGTGTCCAATATCAATGATCCACTCCACCGTTTCACTTCTGGCGCCGTGATTCCCCAATCTGGCGCAAACATTGGCAAATGGTTCTTCGCCAAAGGTGCGGGTGACGTTCTCAAAGGCCTTTGGACGGCACCCTGTAAAGAGACAAACAGTCGCCGCGATCCGTCGTGTCACGCATCCCTGAGAGGAGGGGGCATGGCGCGAAGCGGCTCGCGTAAGTGCAGAAGCGGAGCGCCATGCCCCCTCCGATCGTGTTGGGCTCCGGCTGTTCGGGCACACTACGCGCGAACGGCAACCGGGGACAGGTTGCCCAGTGTCCCGACGGCGAGGGGGTGAGGTGAGGCGATGCGGTACCTGGATCGGATGCGGACCGGGGTGGCGCTAGGCGCGCTGTTGCTGTGTCTCACCAGCACGACCGCCACCTTGACGTCCGGCCCCCGAGAGAGCGTGTCAGCCGCTGCGCCGGCGCCTACGCTCGCCGCGGTGTGCCACACGAACCCGGAGGCGGACGGATCTGCTCAGCTGTTTCGGCAACTCGGGGACCGGCGGCCTTTGGTGGTGCTCCGCCGCCGGGATGGAGAGGCGTTCCAGTCGCTCATGCACGCGTTGGCGTCCTCGCCGCAGGTGCGAACGGGGGGCGGCGAGATCGTCGGCGTCATCGTGCTCTACAGCCGCACGGGCGGTGTGGATCACGTCCTGGAAGTGACCCGGGACGGCCTCCTGTACGATCCCGCCGTCAAACAGTATTTCCGCGCCGGAGACGAGGTCCTCCGGTTTGCCGCACAGGTGCTTGGGAGCACCGGACCTTCGGCCTGACCGCAGGGCCGGCAAGGAGGGGATGGAATGCGCCCAGCACGCGCACGCCTGTCCACGCATGCGCGGTGGCTGCTCGCCATCAGCTGCACGTTCGCGCTGTCTGTGGCCTTGTCCAACACGTTCGTCAACGTGTACCTTTGGAAGGTCGATCACCGCTACGGCGCCATCGGTTGGTACAACCTCGCGATCTACAGCCTGATGCCCGTCGCATTCGTCGCGGCCGGTGTGGCCGCCAAACGCCTCGGGGGTGTCCTCACCCTTCGCGCGGGCGTCGTGATGCACGTCCTGTTTTACTTGTTGACCCTGGCCGGCGGAGAACGTGCCGCCAGGCTGCCCATCCTGCTCGGGGCGGTCATGGGCACCGCGGCCGGCTTTTACTGGTTCTCCTTCAACTGGCTCAGCGTACAGCTGACAGAGGCAGGTTCGCGGGAACGGTTCTACGGGCTCAACGGCGTGATGGGGGCGTTGGCGAGCATTGTCGCGCCACCTGTGGCCGGTTATCTCATCTCCGTGGAAGACCGCCTTGGGGGACTCACCGGATATCACGTGATCTTCGCGCTGTCCCTCGCCCTATTCGTCCTGGCTACCGTGTTCAGCGGGTTTTTGCGGGCCCGCTTCGAGCCGGGTACCCTGCAGCTCGGCCGGGCGTGGGCAGAGGCTATGCGAACGCGGTTTTGGCGCCTGACCCTGTTCGCGTGCACAGTGTATGGGTTGCGCGAGGGCGTGTTTCTTTTTCTCATCGGCCTGTTGATGTACATCTCTACCGGGAGCGAGATGCGGCTCGGCGAGTTTTTGCTGCTGCAGGGGGCGTTGTCCTCCCTCTCGTTCTTCCTGGTCAGCCGGTCGGTCCATCCGAGGAACCGCTTGTGGGTCTGCGGCATCGGCGCCGTCTGCATGGCCGGGGCAGCCACGCTGTTCCTTCGGCCGCTGACCCCCGGGCTCATCGTGACATACGGATCGGCCATTGCCGTCTGTCTGCCGATGTTCTTGGTCCCCCTGCAGGGGACCGTTTTCGACGGCGTCAGCCGGGTGGGACGTGACGCTGGAACCCAGGCAGAACACGTGATCCTCCGCGAGGTATTCGAAAATGTCGGCCGTGTGGCTGGAATCGCGGCGTTCATCGCCTTGGTGTCGACGAATCCGTCGCCGAGGCAGATCGGCGGTTTTGCGTGCGGCCTCGGTTTTGTGCAGCTGGGGACGTGGACGCTGTTGTGGCGGAGCTGGCGGCACGGGCCTGCCGCGAGGGGGCTCCAGCCCGCTCATTTCACGGTCCGGGATGTCAAAGGGCGCGGGTGGAGGCGGCGTGCAAAGACCCGCCTGTGAAGGCGGCATGTGACCAAAAAACACTCGACCCGCGGCGCGCCGCGGGTCGCTTATTGGCCAGCAGGGAAGATCCCCAACGTGGGTCACTTGCGGAAGAAGTTCCGGTTCTTCTCGATGAACGACTTCTCTTCTTCGGGCACGAAGTCCTCTTGATAGATGGCCGATACCGGGCACACCGGCTCGCAGGCGCCGCAGTCGATGCAGGTATCCGGATCAATGTAATACTGATCTTCCCCTTCGTGAATCGCGTCCACAGGGCAGGTTTCCACACAATCAGCGGCTTTTTCGCCGATGCAAGGCGAGGTGATGACGAATGCCACGTGGGTCTCCTCCTCACACAGGATGAACTACAAACTAGAATCATGATATACCAGCCTTCGCCGGTTTTTCAACCGGTGTTGGCGAGGCGTGCGGGACACGTACGGTGCCGCCGGAGGAGATCTATCGTCAACCGTTTTCATCAAGCATTCATTGTACGTTTTGTCATTGACTTGACACAGCGCCTTGGTAAGATGAGAAAGGACTGAACAGAGAGAGGGAGTGCGAGAGATGAGCAAGCGCGTGGTGGTGCTCGGTGCGGGGTACGCTGGCCTTCAGGCCGCACTGGAGACGCGGCGAATGCTGACAGCGGAGGCGGCACGGATCACGGTGGTCAACCGGGTTCCGTATCATCAATTGATCACGGAGCTTCACCTGCCGGCCGCAGGGGCGGTCTCTGACAGTCATGTCCGGTTGCCGCTGGACAAACTGCTTGCCGGGAAAAACATCGATCTTTGGATCGGTGAGGTCACAGCCATTCGGCCGGACGATCATGCGGTCGATCTCGCCGGAGGCCAGACGCTGCAGTACGACTTTCTGGTCGTGGCGCTCGGGAGTGAGACGGAGTATTTCGGCATCCCGGGCTTGAAGGAGCACAGCTTCACGCTGAAGTCGGTGGAGGATGCGAACCGCATTCGGGACCACGTGCAACGCTGCCTGGAGACCTACCGGCAGACGAAGGACCGTTCTTATGCCACCTTTGTCGTGGGCGGAGGCGGTTTGACCGGGATCGAACTGGTCGGCGAGTTGGCCGATGCCCTTCCAGGTATGTGCCAGCAGCTGGGGATCGACCGCAGCGATGTGCGCCTGTACTGCGTCGAAGCCATGCCCACCATCCTGCCCGGTTTTCCGGAGGATCTGGTGGCGCGCGCTCGCCAGAGCCTGGAGGCCCGCGGCGTGACCTTCCTCACGGGCCAACCGGTCGTCCAGATGGATCCGGATGTCGTCCATCTGAAGAATGGCGACAAGATTGAGACGAAAACCATGGTGTGGACCGGCGGGGTGCGCGGGCATTCCATCGTGGC includes the following:
- a CDS encoding MFS transporter, whose amino-acid sequence is MRPARARLSTHARWLLAISCTFALSVALSNTFVNVYLWKVDHRYGAIGWYNLAIYSLMPVAFVAAGVAAKRLGGVLTLRAGVVMHVLFYLLTLAGGERAARLPILLGAVMGTAAGFYWFSFNWLSVQLTEAGSRERFYGLNGVMGALASIVAPPVAGYLISVEDRLGGLTGYHVIFALSLALFVLATVFSGFLRARFEPGTLQLGRAWAEAMRTRFWRLTLFACTVYGLREGVFLFLIGLLMYISTGSEMRLGEFLLLQGALSSLSFFLVSRSVHPRNRLWVCGIGAVCMAGAATLFLRPLTPGLIVTYGSAIAVCLPMFLVPLQGTVFDGVSRVGRDAGTQAEHVILREVFENVGRVAGIAAFIALVSTNPSPRQIGGFACGLGFVQLGTWTLLWRSWRHGPAARGLQPAHFTVRDVKGRGWRRRAKTRL
- a CDS encoding indolepyruvate ferredoxin oxidoreductase subunit alpha; the protein is MAFVITSPCIGEKAADCVETCPVDAIHEGEDQYYIDPDTCIDCGACEPVCPVSAIYQEDFVPEEEKSFIEKNRNFFRK
- a CDS encoding NAD(P)/FAD-dependent oxidoreductase, which gives rise to MSKRVVVLGAGYAGLQAALETRRMLTAEAARITVVNRVPYHQLITELHLPAAGAVSDSHVRLPLDKLLAGKNIDLWIGEVTAIRPDDHAVDLAGGQTLQYDFLVVALGSETEYFGIPGLKEHSFTLKSVEDANRIRDHVQRCLETYRQTKDRSYATFVVGGGGLTGIELVGELADALPGMCQQLGIDRSDVRLYCVEAMPTILPGFPEDLVARARQSLEARGVTFLTGQPVVQMDPDVVHLKNGDKIETKTMVWTGGVRGHSIVASSGIEVERRGRALINEYLQSTSHPDIFVVGDSAVWMGPDGRPFPPTAQLAGQMGAHVGQQLYALVKGGTLEPFQPHLAGTLASLGRKDAIGMVGEKKRRVTGKIAAWLKTGSKLRWLADIGGLFVRA